TATGTCAGCTATTCTTGAGTCTTATGCTTCTGATGATAGAAAACATGTTGATTATGTGGCCATTAGTAAAAGTGAAGAATTTAGGAGGTATATTAAATGCTTCAAAACACCACAAATACTAAGTTTTTTTACTATGAATGCATAATTTGCAAATTAACAAGCCTACTCTTGGAAATGCAGGTATGTTAACATGACCCAGGATCTTCAGAGGGTGGATCTGTTGGAGCTATCAGAAAACGAGAAGCTTGCTTTCTTCTTGAATTTGTATAATGCAATGGTAATCCATGCTGTGATAAGAGTAGGAGTGGGGCAAGAAGGTGCAATTAACAGGAGATCCTTCTCTGATTTCCTGTATTTGATTGGAGGACATCCTTATTCTCCTAGTACTATCAAAAATGGTATTCTCAGAAGTAACAGAAGGTCACCATATTCATTAGTTAAGCCCTTCAGCACTGGAGACCCTCGGTTAGAGGtaatctgattttttttttatttgttatatatttctTCTGGTTGGTTCAAAATTCGCAATTATATATATCAAAGCTTAGTTGGTTTGACATAATACGATATTGATCTTATGTTTTgatgaattttgtttttttttttttttttacctctaaattaaaaaaagaactGTTAGAAAAGTTTTCTTAAGCAGGGTAACATAATTGTATTGTATGTTCTGTTTTGCTTTGTTTTGAATAAGTGAGACACACACTTAAATAGTAAGTACTAATCATGAAACTATATATACTCTCTTGAAAGTCAAATTCATAAAAGAAAATTatctacataaaaataaaaacagtgCTGCAGCCTCAGTTTGTGTTTTCCAAATTGATTCACTTTTTTTCACTATAATTAAGTGAATACAAAGTAACAGTAACTTATTATTTCTAATTGCAGCTTGCTCTTCTGAAAATGAATCCGTTAATTCACTTTGGAATTTGTAATGGTACAAAGTCAAGCCCAAAAGTGAGGTTCTTCTCACCCCATAGAGTTGCAGAAGAACTGAGAGGTGCTGCAAGAGAGTTCTTTGCAAATGATGGAATTGAAGTTAATTTGGAGAAGAGAACCGTTTATCTAAGTCCCATTTTCAAGTGGTaagcaaaattttttttcctacTTTTCTTTAATATGGAGTTCATTAAATTAGTTGCAtgtaaagatttttttttatgcttttaGATGGTTTTTGCTTATTtaagaaatattatttataaataaaaacaatttaATGGTAAATTCGTAATTACAAAATTGACAGGTATGGCATGGATTTTGGACAAGAGAGAAACATTCTAAATTGGATGATAAGTTACTTGGATCCAAATAAAGCAGGCCTTGTGACACATCTCTTGAGTGATGCTGCTTCTGTTAATATCTCATACAAGAATTATGATTGGTCAATAAATTCTTGAGTAGTAGTATTGAACAAATTTTGATTCATCTCCTATCGCCACCAAATTCTTGAGATGTTCATTGTAATTTTGAAGGGTGTGTGGGACAACATGTGTATATACATCTTTTTACAtgataaaaatttattgatgattcaaattaaatccttcaagtaaaaatataaaaaataagaatttatcCGCTCAATCTAATTTTTGTCATGTCATTATTGACTTAACTATGCATGCATTTACTAATATTAACGGCAAGGACcaaaatcaaatatttaaattttacctgaaccaataaaaatataaagagTAGCTTTTTTAGGCATAAATTATATTCCATAATTTCAAGAAATTTAATTAGGTCAAGGGCATGAAACAAATGAACCTTTTCATGCATTCAAAGATTGTGACAACATGTTGCTTTGCTAAAACCACACACATAAAGGAAACCACTAACATACCTACATCCTAACCATCTCTTGACATCCTTTAATTAATATAAAGAAGCTCATCAATTAATCACCATTGCATTCATTTTTTATGACACATTACTAGGTTCTAAAAAATGGGACAAGAGACAAGCCCTTCATTAGAATGCAACATGGGAAGTTTGGTGCTATTGATGTTAATGTTTGTTTCATGGATGCTAGTACATAGATGGAGTCAGAGGAACAATAAAGGCCCCAAGACTTGGCCTTTTCTTGGGTCTGtgattgaattgttgatgaACTATGATAGGATGCATGATTGGCTTGTTCAATATTTGGCCAAGTCAAAAACTGTTGTGGTTCAAATGCCATTTACAACCCATACTTACATTGCTGATCCTGTTAATGTGGAACATGTGCTCAAGACCAATTTCAATAACTATCCAAAGGTAAAATCCAAATTACAtcctttcttttcctttcaATGGTGGGTACTAAATTCTTAGTTGAGGATTTGTTTGGAAGATTAAACTTATTTCAACCATAGTATATTTGTAtagttgtttttgttttatataatcatttatatgaaaataaatttatttactaGTATTACTAAAAAGTGGTTTTGAGATAAAATTACTATAAAAAGAGGCTTGCTAACATATATATTCTAAGGTCATATTTTAAGCACatcctaaaaaaatattttacttaaaattatcaaaaagattaaaaaaattatatttttaatacactAAGTCATTAactacataaaaaattaaaaaaatttctgtTATTATGCTCTTAAAATAATGCAGGGTGAAGTGTATCATTCTTATATGGAGGTATTGCTTGGAGATGGGATATTTAATGTTGATGGTGAACTTTGGAGGAAACAGAGAAAGACAGCAAGCTTAGAGTTTGCATCAAGAAATTTGAGGGATTTCAGTACAAAAGTTTTCAGAGAGTATGCTTTAAAATTATCTACCATTCTCTCCCAAGCTTCTTTCCTCAACAAAGAAATAGATATGCAGGTGCCTGCAAATATTCACATTCATTAATTTTTGGtcttatttttatgattttactTTAACtcttcattttttgttttgattttgatGGACAATTCGTTTTCTAACCAAAGTAGATTATAATTCAAGCCTTATTTAttaaaggtttaattactttgCTGTCCCTATAATTTCAttgaattttcaattagatctttatactttttttcttttcaattggaTCCATGTACCATATCAAAATGTAACTAAGTCTCTGTCGCCACAAAAACATTGAAATCAATTGAATATTCTATTTAACAAAATAGAATATTCAGTCAAGTATTAGACATATTTGTTTTGTTTAATAGAATATTACGTTGATTCCAATATTTTTGTCACAACATagacttaattacaaaatctgatataatatagttatatagggacccaattaaaaagaaaaaaatataaggacttaatttaaaattttagtaagaaCCGGCCGAGTAATTAaatcttataaaaaaaagtagCATTTTTCATGGTTAAAAACcaaattgttattttattttaattagagACCAAGTTGGCCAAGAAAAATAGTAGTTAGAAACCAAATTGGCTATTCAATCTAACAAAATGTTTtgaatacaaatatttttaaaagcattTGATTTAGGTATCTATGATTATTTGTTGGTTTCTAATTCCTATACTAAATCTAAGCCAAAATACAAACATCAATCTCCAATTTTGTAGGAGTTGTTGATGAGAATGACTTTAGACTCAATATGTAAGGTTGGATTTGGAGTGGAAATTGGAACCTTGGCTCCTAATTTACCAGAAAATTCTTTTGCTCAAGCCTTTGACACTGCAAACACCATTGTCACACTTCGCTTCATCGATCCGCTATGGCGAATCAAGAAGTTTCTAAACATTGGTTCAGAAGCACAACttgaaagaagcatgaaagccaTTGATGATTTCACTTACAATGTCATTCGGAGAAGGAAAGCAGAGATAGAGCTTGCTAAAAACAATGGACAACAAAGTAAGGtatatatttatacaaattAGTCCTCGAATCATCGAAGTATAACAAATTAGTCCCTAAAAAATGTACGTTATATTACAAGTTTTCGAATGATTATAATACTTTATTTCTCCAAAAATCTTAAATCATAACAATTTTAATACATCATTAGAGTGTGATAAAttggttttcattttttttcttgttgaaATCAGATAAAGCATGATATATTATCAAGATTTATAGAGCTAGGGGGAAATAATGCAACAGACAAGAGTCTAAGAGATGTTGTGTTGAACTTTGTGATCGCCGGCCGAGACACGACGGCGACAACTCTGTCGTGGGCGATATACATGGTGATGACACATGCTCATGTTGCTGACAAACTTTACTTGGAGCTCAAGACATTTGAGGAGAACAGAGCAAAAGATGAAGGTGTTACTCTGAATCAATGTGACATTGGAGACTCTGAATCATTCAATCAAAGAGTGGAGCAATTTTCAAAGTTTTTGAATAAAGATTCATTAGAGAGATTGCATTATTTGCATGCAGTCATTACAGAGACACTAAGGTTGTATCCAGCAGTTCCTCAGGTATGTACCGGTGCATctcttgtatttttttttaacaagaaaACTCGACACAATATAATGGAGCGAAAGaacataaacaaacaaaaaaacaaaactaaaaaataaatctaaTCTATTGTTATTTCCTATGTTAccatcaacaacaaaaaaaatttacattacTTCATTTTTTATAGTTCGATGTTGTTATTCCCTATGTTACCATcaacaacaaaaagaatttaCATTACTTCATTTTTTATAGTTCGAAAACGACCTGTTAATAATTTTCGCAATACTTGATTTTTGTTCTAGaatatctttttgttttttttcagTCAAACATTTTAAATAACCGCAATGAACCACTTCTTACACTTCTTCCTACTAAAAATTTCTGTCCAACCTTCAAAATGTTACTTTAATGTGTCTAGAACAGGATATAGTCTATTATTAACGACGGTTTTAAATTGCAGTTACAATtccaaatataaatatattgcGACGGCATGACGTGATAGACTTTGCAATCTAAAACCATAAATTCGATCAATTTTCAGTGCAGCCTTAATTTCTTGTATGATATATCAATGGTTGAATGTAGGATCCTAAGGGAGTGTTAGAGGATGATGTGTTACCAGATGGAACAAAAATAAAAGCAGGGGGAATGGTAACATATGTTCCATACTCTATGGGAAGAATGGAATATAATTGGGGACCTGATGCACCTTCATTCATTCCTGAAAGATGGTTCAAAGATGGTGTTCTCCAAAATGAATCTCCATTCAAATTCACTGCTTTTCAGGTAACTTCATCACCCTTCAAATATTGTTATAGGATTGCACATATGTGAtgaattaattattcaaatatgGAAACAATTTCATGAGTTTTTTATCTTATAAAATGGTAATATGTTTAAGAAAAGACAGTTTTATTAAAAAACAGAACTAACTAATCATAAGACAAAGGGTCGACTCCAagtcattttttttaacaatttggAGTCgaacttttattttatattattatggatacaaaaataattaaacttgaCTATCAACTGCACTTATTACAAAATATGATTGACTACAAATTTAAGCAAAGAGacgtaattttaaaaaaaaaaattgtacgATTTTTTCGGTCTAAATAAAGTAGGACTTCaggaaaaagatttgatttgagtaatctaacaaaaaattatcagttttaatttttttttaagtagaAAGAcatgaataatattttaagtATGGATTTTTCAGGGAGGGCCAAGGATATGCCTTGGGAAGGACTCAGCATACCTACAAATGAGGATGGTGATGGCTATTTTGTGCAGATTTTATAAGTTTAATTTGGTGGCTGGTCACCAAGTTAATTATAGAATGATGACTATTTTGTCAATGGCACATGGCTTGAAGCTAACCATACAAAGGCGCCTTTGATCTATAATCTCATCACATTTTTTATGTGatgcaataaataaataaatctttcataattaagattttcattattatttatttgcatGATGTAGTTATAGGTGTTGCTTATTTCAttcaaaagagaaagaaagagaaatgaATTGAACTAGCAATTAGGGGGGACAAAATAACAAGTAGTTCTtgttctaaaataaaataatgtaatATGTAACCTGAAATCAAAAgataatgtcatatactaacTAAAATTTTCAAACTTCAAAACTATTTATTAAGAAGAATGTTTTATATACTCTTTATATATCTCTCTTATAcactttatatttttaatattacaaataatgataaaatataaaaaaataacaaaattttcttttatactataaaaagatggaaaaaaactttctatacaaaaaataatacaaatatcattttattataattattattggaTCCAAACAATGGACTATTAagttacaaaatgaacatcTCTCATACTATCTAGAATAACTATCCGAGTactagggataataaacatcttcccAAAAGCTTAAACTGATTTTGGGGTTCACCAATGATCGAACTCTTACTATGTTATGATACTACTCATCCTAAAAATTTCAGCTAATGGAAAAAGATAACACTaatagttatatctctaatactctataaatttgtaaaaatattcAATTGGCTGCTCGTACTTTCCCTTATTATTAATGCTAATTAATAGTACTAGCGATGACATAATCAACAATCCATCATATgggagttttttttttttgaaaaaaaagctCAATACATCATACTAGAGCatccatgaaaaaatattagaCAAATAAAACAAACTAAGCATCATATGTGTTTAGTTACCAAAATACATACAATgataacaaaattaaattccAAACAGTTATATTAGAAACCCATGTAATAACACAAAAGAGTAGCAACCTAAGATGAAAACAAAGGTCTTAATCTTGTGCTTCCTAGAACAAACACACACAACCTAACTATTTTGATTTTACAGTTGAAACTTCAAAGATAGGATTTTGGTCATCAACAAGTTTGAAGGAACAAAAGTCACCAGCATTCAATTTGCATTCTTTTGCAAAATTCAACCATCCTTCAGAAAAAGCACCGCGTGCTAACAATTTCACTGGCCGTAAAATTTCTCCAAATTTCAGATTCACAAGTTTTCCAAGACAATCATTGTGCCTACGACAAAATCCATTTGGTATGAActgcaaaaataaataaataaacaaataaaatgaaAAGACAACTCTATGAATAAGTGGCTTATATTACGCAATAGGCACAATTTTGATGAAAAATCAGGTGCAATTAATTTCATATGAAAATGATAATTGAGAGTTTTAAATctgtcaaattatttaataactaTTAGTAACTGCACTTGAATTTTTGTCTATTATTTTCCAAATTTTAGGATATCCATctctttttcatatttttaaaatttttacttaTAAGTTATAATTATAATCTTACCACAGTAGATCCACTAAGGTGATAATCtttaatttcaaggataaattcattATCCTGCATGTTGGGAGCTCCTGCAAAAATATATAAGGaatgaaaatatatttatagaaattaaaataatagaataaatcaTGTATTCATTTTGCTCTAAGCCTTTAGATGCTTTAGacaaaaattttttcttattttaaaaccAACTAAATCTTTAAATTAATAATCTACTCAAATAAGAAATTAAACTCTCAAAAACCAATTGTAAATATGGCATGACATGATCATTGTATACACCAAAGTAAaatggagaaaaaaaaaaaggggaaagaaTAATATTTACTGTCACGGATTCTCATGAAAGTTCCATCactgcttctttttctttttctagatTGACTGGTTTGCCCTTGCACTTTCTTTGGCTGAGGGAGGCTTTGATAATGGTCTGCTACATACcataacaattaaataaaaaaaaagcgaataatatatattatttttaaaaagaataattatTGAAAATCTCAATTCATCCTCTAatattctttttaatactaaaaactaaaaagagtaaaaaccttaaatatatttttttttcaaatttaaattctctaaagtttgaatttcactttaaagaataaagtgtgatctctcactaTTTATTTCATAgatgagacaaaaaaaaatgagaaaaaaatcacactttatcctttaaagtgaatatttaaaatttagaggattcaatttttttttctaaaaatatcaataattttcttatttaaaaattaatatgatAATTAGGAGAATAAGTTAGAAGTTAAAACttcaaatcatttttttataaaaaatatcaaaaattcaaaattcaaaatttctttaTCTAAAAATTAAGAGGACAATTAAAACAATGATGAATTATGACTCACAATCATTTTTCTAATCATAATACTAATTTCTACCAAAATTGGGCTCTTTTTCTTTATAACTTAACCTTAATTCAACTCAAGATTGTTCAACAACTCTAATAACATCTTCCAAGCAATATATTAGTAGTAACTTTATATTAAACAACAACatcatcaataataataataataataataataataataataataataataataaatgatgAAACAATTAAAAATCATGAAACCTGGCAAGTTTTGGTGGCAAAGGCTTATTGGTTGCTGTTTGGGTCTGATGAGAAAAAAGTTGAAGGAAAGTGGAGTGTCCTTAATCATCTCAAATACACAAACATCCCCAAATTTTAAGCCAAAAGCCTCGGAAACATTTTTCCAACCAGCACTGAAAGTAGCTCTATCACCACAAAATCTTAACAGAATATCCCATCTCATGTTACCATTAACTCCAATTTTGGCTTTTCCCTCTAACCCACGTAAGTGCCCTCTCGAAAACTCGATTGGTATACGCTGTTCCAAAATCATGgtttataagaaaataaaacacaaaataatgtTACAACTTACAACATAGTCAGAAATTACTAAGTAGCTTATTTACACAATTTTTTTCGGACATTTTGTTTATAAatctaatattatatatataaaaaaaggaaattgaTTAAAAACATGATGAATAATCTCCGTTCCAATAATTCCGCAAGTTTTATCTACTAAGCATGAGTTTGaccttttaatttcaattaagtATTGTTTAATTTCACAACCGCAATATCTGCAACAACTAATATAACAATAATTAGGTATATTTTTAAGAAGGTAGTTTTCATTATCGTAAAAATTAAGATTACACAAAAATACTATATTTGGTtggttattaaaaaaaattaatattgtagtcttctcaaaaataaaataaataaatttatgcaatgcatataaaaagaaaatgtgaaat
This sequence is a window from Arachis stenosperma cultivar V10309 chromosome 10, arast.V10309.gnm1.PFL2, whole genome shotgun sequence. Protein-coding genes within it:
- the LOC130957822 gene encoding cytochrome P450 704B1, encoding MGQETSPSLECNMGSLVLLMLMFVSWMLVHRWSQRNNKGPKTWPFLGSVIELLMNYDRMHDWLVQYLAKSKTVVVQMPFTTHTYIADPVNVEHVLKTNFNNYPKGEVYHSYMEVLLGDGIFNVDGELWRKQRKTASLEFASRNLRDFSTKVFREYALKLSTILSQASFLNKEIDMQELLMRMTLDSICKVGFGVEIGTLAPNLPENSFAQAFDTANTIVTLRFIDPLWRIKKFLNIGSEAQLERSMKAIDDFTYNVIRRRKAEIELAKNNGQQSKIKHDILSRFIELGGNNATDKSLRDVVLNFVIAGRDTTATTLSWAIYMVMTHAHVADKLYLELKTFEENRAKDEGVTLNQCDIGDSESFNQRVEQFSKFLNKDSLERLHYLHAVITETLRLYPAVPQDPKGVLEDDVLPDGTKIKAGGMVTYVPYSMGRMEYNWGPDAPSFIPERWFKDGVLQNESPFKFTAFQGGPRICLGKDSAYLQMRMVMAILCRFYKFNLVAGHQVNYRMMTILSMAHGLKLTIQRRL